CCGCCTCCAGGGTCACTGCTGTCATCCCCTGCTTTCCGTACGCCCGGCAGGACAAGAAGGACAAGGTGGGGGTGAGGGATATCTGTCTACTTACTTCTGTCATGCCATTTGCCATCCAGCATCATGACAAGAAGCTTGCAACCATGCCCATCAGCAACACCCAAAAGGGCATGTttgctttctccttttctttgtttttctttccctcctaTGGATCCTTTTCTCAGTTAGCTGAAGTTGCATTTCCATTCCTCCCCGTGCAGCCctttggatttttatttattctcattttgacattttaatcATACTGCATGAGTGGAATGTTTTGCATGGTAATCTACTAAGTAAAAACTGTTAATGTTGTAGTGCAATCTGAGTTTGTTTCAGGGCCAGACACAtaatttttaactgttttgtcTCGTCTAGTGGGACAGAAttgatgccttttttttagTCAAGTTGTCACATGTACATATTAGTGAattttataatattaatatagAGTCGTCATTACAGTGCAGACTGCAGTATTTGACTGCTGTAATTTTACTGAACTACTCAGCTCTctctagttttatttttagaacTGAGCACTGCTTGCCAGTTTGCTTATTCCATGTGACTGACGAGATCTATTTTCATTACAGAGCCGGGCCCCTATCTCTGCCAAGTTGGTGGCCAACATGTTGTCAGTATCAGGCGCTGACCATATAATCACAATGGACTTGCATGCTTCACAGATACAGGTTGGCAACACAACAGCACACGTCAACAAATCTGTTTCTGTTCCACTGTCCTGCTACCGACCAACCCTGTAAAATCAGGATATTCCTTGCCCATCGATAGGTGGAGGGAGGGACCAAAATTGATGAAGCTTTGTGGAAATATATAATTTCAGtttcaaggtcaaggtcaccaaaaatgaaaacaattaaaataaaatcctgtcattggtgaaaaattaaaattcatatctcagtgaagttttttgtttgtttttgggtttttttagggtacataagcataaaaaaaatcctattaaatcatattttacagttttaaaaaaccaataaaataaatttctagTAATTTATGGTGGAGTATGACAGcattgggtggtatctattgcagcGTAGTATCGGCACAGTATCGAAAATCTGGGATGGGCGAGGTATGTGCAAACCGAACTAGAGTGCCCTTCTAGTCCGGTTTGCATTCTAAACCACTGTGTGGCTGAGTTAATAGAATTTGCATTATAAATCTGACGCACATTTCCTTATGTTTACTTAGATGTTAACAAAGGAAGATGTACGCCCATATGTTTAATGCATGTATGCATATATCTCTGATTATTTGCAGGGATTCTTTGATATACCCGTTGATAACTTGTATGCAGAGCCAGCTGTGCTGAAGTGGATTAAAGAGAACATCCCAGAGTGGAAAAACTGTATCATTGTCTCTCCTGATGCAGGAGGAGCCAAGAGGTGTGTTCTACCCTTTAGCACAGCTTAACCTTCCCATATCATCTCTAGAATTTACTTTAGATTAACATTCTGTTGACTTCACTTATCTTAACAGCACTTTAATTTGAAATGCAAAAGTAGTTTAAATACGTTTTAACTGGTGCAATGCTTGCTTTTCTTTTGCAGGGTCACATCAATAGCAGACAGGTTGAATGTGGACTTTGCTCTTATtcacaaagagaggaaaaaggcGAACGAGGTGGACCGCATGGTCCTTGTCGGAGATGTGACTGATCGGGTTGCCATCCTTGTAGATGATATGGCTGACACATGTGGCACAGTTTGCCATGCTGCTGACAAGTAAAGCATTTTCTTTACCTTTTGAAATGAATAAGTTTTAATCTTAATGCAGTGCAAAAGACACGAGTGTTTAGGCTACTATGGAAACTAATCGATCGTTACTGAATCCCATTTAGAGACGCgttttactctctctctctctctctctttctctcagacTAATTTCTGCTGGAGCCACCAAGGTGTATGCCATCTTAACCCATGGCATCTTTTCTGGCCCGGCTATTTCGCGCATCAACAATGCCTGTTTTGAAGCTGTGGTTGTCACTAATACAATCCCTCAGGAGGAAAAGatgaagcattgttccaaaataCAGGTCAGGAAATAATTTTTCCAGAAACTGATAATCCTATTTCTGCCAGGTTGAGATGTGTATTTAGAGCTGCACAtagtctttattttttctgtaacaTCTTGTTCTTCTCTGCCTTCAGGTTATTGACATCTCAATGATCCTTGCTGAGGCAATTCGCAGAACTCACAACGGCGAGTCTGTGTCATACCTGTTCAGCCATGTTCCTTTGTAACAAAAGCTGTCTACCATCAACCTTGTGCTATTAACACCAAATAAGAGAAGAGGAAATTCCCCAACTGAAACACAACCATTAACAAAGATGTTCAGCTAATTAATTGTTTTTtggaagggggggtgggggggtatcaCAACTGTTACTAATACTGATCCAGTCTCACTCAAGTCCTTTCCCTTTGAGCGGTGTCCCTACATGCCTAGGgcaccaaagcaatcacaagctACCAATTCAGGCtggcatatttattttatatggaTGAATAGTATTTATCCACTGTGAACGTTGTTCTTCTTTCATAACATTTAGAACCAGAGTTTCTCCTGACCATTTTACCTCTGAGGGAGTCATTTCAGTCAGTTGTCAAAGAGTTAATACAAATAACCCTGGAAGGTTTCTGTGGTCAGGAGAATTTTCTGACTTATAAAGCTGTTACAGTGCTTTTTGTTACATTGAACGATTGTAGTTTTtcgttttgcttgtttttatatgttttgcGCTAGTTTACAATGCCACTGACGCTCCACTCAACCAAGTGTGCCTCAACAGTTtgaaacaaaatgtgttttcttgttttttgttttttgttttttgttttttttccccccatttctctccttttcatttttctgtttttttttttttttttctccactggaCAAAGAACTTGAGTGTGTCTTAGCAGGCTGAAAACAATCTTTTCTAATGTTTCTTTCAACTCTTGAGGTGCGCTCATTGAGTGGGGTTTGCCCAGTGTCCTCGAGGGTCTGTGAGGAGCCTCCTATAGTCAGGTTGTTTGGTTTTTAGCTTGGGGTCTCTGCAGGCTGGAGCTTCCTTCAGAAATATTCACCtgccttttatttctttgtctgGAGGAAGGAGTTGTCAGTTATGTGCATAATCCAAATCGTTTGTTATTCAGTAGAATGAATGTGCCAGTTATTTGAGGATGCATTCTTAATACAATTAAATATGCGTCAGATCTTAAACATGCCTCTTCGATGTCTGGTTTCTGACATATGAACCATGTCCCAATGAAACACATGAATTCAGGTTAGACAGccacagttttctttttccacatcAGATACATTGTTAGTACTAAAAATAATCAGCTTGGAAGCAAAGGCACAGCTTGTAAAAACCAGGATTCAAGACTCCTTGGAATTTTACCAGCTGATTAACCTGGGCTGTTACATGGGAGCAGATCACAGTTGGTACTAGACAGCTGGCAGGTTAATGACTGTAATGTGTGATGTCATAGCTGGAGATTTACATATAGTTCCTTGGGGTAATGTTGAGAAAAGTTCAGCaatgcagtgcatgtgtggaaAAGCCGGTACAGAAATCTATAAATATAATTACAACAAAAAGGCTGCAAACAGGATCATAGCAGGAAATGCTTATTAGGATGATGCACAATATTTTAATTGCACAGGGTGTAGCTTAAGGCTAATTTCTATCAATAATCACTAGCCAGTGGCCACCAGAAAAGCACTATCTTGTTTCCTGTTATGTGGCTTTTTAATTAGCTGGGGGGATTTTGCATTAAACATTATGAACCCTGTTTTTATATCAATCATGAATTTTTTTAGGCGTTATATTTTGTGAAAGCAACTTTAATCAAAATGTTAATACAAATTAAAGGATTCTGTTTCCCTGCCAGATGTCACTTCGTGGCAGCGTGGAGAGTGTTTTGATACATTCATGTTTTGGAAGGCAAAATTAGGAGTATAGCTCCCCAAATATGATCGACTGAGTTAGTATTTATACATTATCGGTTACTGGATTAGTAACTGCAGTAttttataaatacataaaaataacgTAAAATATCCCAACTCGTTATTGATAAAATTCCCATGGAATATCAGACTTGTACATGGAACACACCCTTCTTCCGAAGCGCGCGcgtgggaaggggggggggggggtgttgactGACAGATAATACAACCAATCCATGATGTCGTGACGTAGCTCGTCTTGTCCAATAGTTATTCTAGATGAGCGGCTCACAGACAACGGAAGATCGATGTTTCGGTCGTCTTGCCC
The sequence above is a segment of the Archocentrus centrarchus isolate MPI-CPG fArcCen1 chromosome 10, fArcCen1, whole genome shotgun sequence genome. Coding sequences within it:
- the prps1b gene encoding ribose-phosphate pyrophosphokinase 1 isoform X1 encodes the protein MPNIKIFSGSSHPDLSQKIADRLGLELGKVVTKKFSNQETCVEIGESVRGEDVYIVQSGCGEINDNLMELLIMINACKIASASRVTAVIPCFPYARQDKKDKVGSRAPISAKLVANMLSVSGADHIITMDLHASQIQGFFDIPVDNLYAEPAVLKWIKENIPEWKNCIIVSPDAGGAKRVTSIADRLNVDFALIHKERKKANEVDRMVLVGDVTDRVAILVDDMADTCGTVCHAADKLISAGATKVYAILTHGIFSGPAISRINNACFEAVVVTNTIPQEEKMKHCSKIQVIDISMILAEAIRRTHNGESVSYLFSHVPL
- the prps1b gene encoding ribose-phosphate pyrophosphokinase 1 isoform X2; amino-acid sequence: MPNIKIFSGSSHPDLSQKIADRLGLELGKVVTKKFSNQETCVEIGESVRGEDVYIVQSGCGEINDNLMELLIMINACKIASASRVTAVIPCFPYARQDKKDKSRAPISAKLVANMLSVSGADHIITMDLHASQIQGFFDIPVDNLYAEPAVLKWIKENIPEWKNCIIVSPDAGGAKRVTSIADRLNVDFALIHKERKKANEVDRMVLVGDVTDRVAILVDDMADTCGTVCHAADKLISAGATKVYAILTHGIFSGPAISRINNACFEAVVVTNTIPQEEKMKHCSKIQVIDISMILAEAIRRTHNGESVSYLFSHVPL